From Mycolicibacterium nivoides, a single genomic window includes:
- a CDS encoding NINE protein: MTDPSQSPDPLDGPQPAGFPPPAGYPPPPVYPPYPSPYGDPSAPYGRHPITGEPFSDKSKVIAGLLQLLGLFGLVGIGRIYIGDTKLGVIQLIVGLATCTIGAIIWGIIDAVQILTDKVRDPYGRPLRDGT, encoded by the coding sequence ATGACGGATCCGTCTCAGTCCCCAGACCCGTTGGATGGACCGCAGCCGGCCGGCTTTCCGCCGCCTGCGGGATACCCGCCACCACCGGTCTACCCGCCGTATCCGTCGCCGTACGGGGACCCGAGCGCCCCGTATGGCCGCCATCCGATCACCGGTGAGCCGTTCTCCGACAAGTCCAAGGTGATCGCCGGTCTGTTGCAGTTGCTGGGGCTGTTCGGCCTCGTCGGTATTGGACGTATCTACATCGGCGATACCAAATTGGGCGTCATCCAGTTGATCGTGGGTTTGGCCACCTGCACCATCGGCGCCATCATCTGGGGGATCATCGACGCCGTCCAGATCCTCACCGACAAGGTGCGTGACCCGTACGGGCGTCCGCTGCGCGATGGAACATAG
- the trpB gene encoding tryptophan synthase subunit beta has product MADLAGPELPRTSAGVAEPTVHDPDALGHFGSYGGRLVPEALMAVIEEVTAAYEKARGDQAFLDELDRLQRHYSGRPSPLYEATRLSEYAGGARIFLKREDLNHTGSHKINNVLGQALLARQMGKTRVIAETGAGQHGVATATACALLGLECIVYMGAVDTARQALNVARMRLLGATVVSVEAGSKTLKDAINEAFRDWVTNADDTYYCFGTAAGPHPFPLMVRDFQRIIGMEARAQILDQAGRLPDAVTACVGGGSNAIGVFHAFIDDPAVRLVGFEAAGDGVETGRHAATFTGGSPGAFQGSFSYLLQDEDGQTIESHSISAGLDYPGVGPEHAFLKDIGRAEYRPVTDTEAMDAFALLCRREGIIPAIESAHAVAGALKLGPELGSGSIIVVNLSGRGDKDVETAAKWFGLLDEGSVG; this is encoded by the coding sequence ATGGCGGATCTCGCGGGGCCTGAATTGCCCCGTACCAGCGCAGGCGTTGCCGAACCCACCGTTCACGATCCCGACGCACTGGGCCATTTCGGTTCCTACGGGGGCCGGTTGGTTCCCGAGGCGCTGATGGCGGTGATCGAAGAGGTCACCGCGGCCTATGAGAAGGCCCGCGGTGACCAGGCATTCCTCGATGAGCTCGACCGGTTGCAGCGGCACTACAGCGGCCGGCCGTCGCCGCTGTACGAAGCGACCCGGCTGTCCGAATACGCCGGTGGCGCACGGATCTTCCTCAAGCGAGAAGACCTGAACCACACCGGTTCTCACAAGATCAACAACGTTCTGGGCCAGGCACTGCTGGCACGGCAGATGGGCAAGACCCGAGTCATCGCCGAGACCGGCGCCGGCCAGCACGGGGTCGCCACCGCCACGGCGTGTGCGCTGCTCGGCCTGGAATGCATCGTCTACATGGGTGCGGTGGATACCGCCCGCCAGGCTCTCAACGTCGCCCGGATGCGGTTGCTCGGCGCCACCGTGGTCTCGGTCGAGGCCGGCTCCAAAACCCTCAAGGACGCGATCAACGAGGCGTTCCGGGACTGGGTGACCAACGCCGACGACACCTATTACTGCTTCGGGACGGCGGCCGGCCCGCACCCGTTCCCGCTGATGGTCCGCGATTTCCAGCGGATCATCGGCATGGAGGCCAGGGCACAGATCCTCGATCAGGCCGGCCGGCTGCCCGACGCGGTCACCGCATGTGTCGGCGGCGGATCGAACGCCATCGGCGTGTTCCACGCCTTCATCGACGACCCCGCGGTGCGGTTGGTCGGTTTCGAGGCCGCCGGCGACGGAGTCGAAACGGGGCGTCACGCCGCGACATTCACGGGTGGCTCGCCCGGCGCGTTCCAGGGATCGTTCTCCTACCTGTTGCAGGACGAGGACGGCCAGACGATCGAATCCCATTCGATCTCGGCCGGTTTGGACTACCCGGGCGTCGGGCCCGAGCATGCCTTCCTCAAAGACATCGGCCGTGCCGAGTACCGCCCGGTCACCGATACCGAGGCGATGGACGCGTTCGCGCTGTTGTGCCGCCGCGAGGGGATCATTCCCGCGATCGAGTCGGCGCACGCGGTGGCCGGTGCGCTCAAGCTCGGTCCCGAACTGGGCAGCGGATCGATCATCGTGGTGAACTTGTCCGGGCGCGGTGACAAGGACGTCGAGACTGCCGCCAAATGGTTCGGACTGCTCGACGAGGGGAGCGTGGGATGA
- the lgt gene encoding prolipoprotein diacylglyceryl transferase has product MTTTVLAYLPSPSQGVWHLGPVPIRAYALCIIVGIIAALVIGDRRWQARGGQPGVIYDIALWAVPFGLVGGRLYHVMTDWPTYFGPTGKGLGAAFQVWQGGLGIWGAVALGGVGAWIGCRSRGIPLPAFGDAIAPGIILAQAIGRLGNYFNQELYGGDTTLPWGLEIYKRLNAAGVPDDLNGVSTGEVLRVVHPTFLYELVWNLLIFALLIWADRKFKLGHGRLFALYVAGYCAGRFIVELMRSDPATEFAGIRVNTFTSTFVFIGAVIYIMLATKGREDPATLAGKPEEDESAVDEFGKELVTAAATTGVVAAATVAGQDDDDDADHMHPDEVGASEDDGAEAAAAIELKAISTEPGDSEEAEVEAEEAEDEAEAESEEALEDEAADEDAAESDDDEAETEAEDIAAETEDEAADGEEAEPVESVDADEDAEAVVVEEPEAAEAEADVTEEAVDEVESEAESDVEVAEVEVAESVESVEADEADEEEAEALAAEDSEIEVDEDAAVEESEAATDDKSTDAEGEAEADSEEAADKVTADEPADEPEGVVAEADVTEEAAEEAEEVEAPAEDDTEAAVAEDEGDAGDEAAEPIESEDTDEGEPAVQEESADEVAVESSSADEAEPDAAGVEENPSEAEAEAEAEAEAEAEESDEVADEDGDVAAEAADADEDAEPAEQSAVESETGDVADEPEDDEADVESVSEVETKAATGEGDAAESADDAESDSDEPDEADDDADDDEDDAAGEAETESPAAVEQPESEPQGGRVRRWFRRNR; this is encoded by the coding sequence TTGACCACTACCGTGCTCGCGTATTTGCCCAGCCCGTCACAGGGCGTCTGGCATCTGGGCCCGGTGCCGATCCGCGCTTACGCGCTCTGCATCATCGTGGGCATCATCGCCGCGCTGGTGATCGGCGACCGGCGTTGGCAGGCGCGGGGCGGGCAGCCTGGCGTCATCTATGACATCGCCTTGTGGGCAGTGCCTTTCGGCCTCGTCGGTGGTCGGCTGTACCACGTCATGACGGACTGGCCCACCTATTTCGGGCCCACCGGCAAGGGCCTTGGCGCCGCCTTCCAGGTATGGCAAGGCGGCCTGGGCATCTGGGGAGCTGTCGCATTGGGTGGTGTCGGAGCCTGGATCGGTTGCCGCTCGCGCGGAATACCGCTGCCGGCTTTCGGCGACGCGATCGCGCCCGGAATCATCCTGGCCCAGGCCATCGGCCGGCTCGGAAACTACTTCAATCAGGAGCTGTACGGCGGTGACACCACACTGCCGTGGGGCCTGGAGATCTACAAGCGGCTGAATGCCGCCGGCGTGCCCGACGATCTCAACGGGGTGTCCACCGGCGAGGTCCTGCGGGTCGTCCATCCGACGTTCCTGTACGAATTGGTGTGGAACCTCCTGATTTTCGCGCTGCTGATCTGGGCCGACCGCAAGTTCAAACTCGGCCACGGCCGGCTGTTCGCGCTCTATGTGGCCGGCTATTGCGCGGGCCGTTTCATAGTCGAACTGATGCGCAGCGACCCGGCGACCGAGTTCGCGGGTATCCGCGTCAACACCTTCACCTCGACGTTCGTGTTCATCGGCGCCGTCATCTACATCATGCTCGCGACCAAGGGACGGGAAGACCCGGCGACCTTGGCGGGCAAGCCGGAAGAAGACGAATCGGCGGTCGACGAGTTCGGCAAGGAACTCGTCACCGCAGCGGCGACCACCGGTGTCGTTGCGGCCGCAACGGTGGCCGGACAAGACGATGACGACGATGCCGACCACATGCATCCGGACGAGGTCGGCGCCAGCGAAGACGACGGAGCCGAAGCTGCCGCGGCAATCGAACTGAAGGCGATCTCCACAGAGCCTGGCGACTCTGAAGAAGCGGAGGTCGAAGCGGAAGAGGCCGAAGACGAGGCGGAAGCCGAATCCGAGGAAGCCCTCGAGGACGAGGCTGCCGACGAGGACGCCGCTGAATCTGACGACGATGAAGCCGAAACCGAGGCCGAAGATATCGCGGCCGAGACTGAGGATGAGGCGGCAGACGGCGAGGAGGCCGAGCCGGTCGAGTCGGTGGATGCCGACGAGGACGCCGAAGCAGTAGTGGTCGAGGAGCCCGAGGCGGCTGAAGCCGAGGCCGACGTCACGGAAGAGGCCGTCGACGAGGTTGAGTCTGAGGCCGAGAGCGACGTCGAGGTTGCTGAAGTCGAGGTTGCTGAATCTGTCGAATCGGTCGAGGCTGATGAAGCAGACGAGGAAGAGGCTGAAGCACTGGCAGCCGAGGATTCCGAGATCGAGGTCGACGAGGACGCCGCAGTCGAGGAGTCAGAGGCGGCTACCGACGACAAGTCCACCGACGCCGAAGGCGAGGCCGAGGCAGATTCCGAAGAAGCTGCCGACAAGGTCACCGCTGACGAACCCGCGGACGAGCCCGAAGGCGTTGTAGCCGAGGCCGACGTCACGGAAGAGGCCGCGGAAGAAGCAGAAGAAGTTGAGGCCCCTGCCGAGGACGACACCGAGGCAGCTGTTGCCGAGGATGAGGGCGATGCAGGTGACGAGGCCGCCGAGCCCATCGAGTCGGAGGACACCGACGAAGGTGAGCCCGCCGTCCAGGAGGAGTCGGCCGACGAGGTTGCCGTCGAGTCGTCGTCCGCGGATGAGGCCGAGCCGGATGCGGCTGGGGTAGAAGAGAATCCCTCCGAAGCCGAAGCCGAAGCCGAAGCCGAAGCCGAAGCCGAAGCCGAAGAGAGCGACGAGGTCGCGGACGAGGACGGCGACGTGGCTGCTGAGGCTGCGGATGCCGACGAGGATGCCGAGCCTGCTGAGCAGTCCGCCGTCGAGTCCGAAACCGGCGATGTGGCTGACGAACCCGAGGACGACGAGGCTGACGTCGAGTCTGTGTCCGAGGTCGAGACCAAGGCCGCAACCGGCGAGGGCGACGCCGCTGAATCCGCGGATGACGCAGAGTCTGACAGTGACGAGCCGGACGAGGCCGACGATGACGCCGACGACGACGAAGACGATGCCGCAGGCGAGGCCGAGACTGAATCACCGGCCGCGGTCGAGCAGCCCGAGTCGGAGCCGCAAGGCGGCCGGGTGCGGCGCTGGTTCCGGCGCAACCGGTAA
- the gltB gene encoding glutamate synthase large subunit → MLFSALPDAQGLYDPANEADSCGVAMITDIQGRRSHGIVSDGLTALEHLEHRGAAGAEPNSGDGAGILLQLPVELLREVVNFALPGPAGDGSNTFAAGICFLPQDEDARSAARARVEALAAEEGLEVLGWRTVPVDPDGAGIGSTALGCMPHMAQLFVTTPDADGGRSGGIELDRKVYPLRKRAEQGTGVDAVYFASLSSRTIVYKGMLTTMQLPQYFPDLRDERCVSAIAIVHSRFSTNTFPSWPLAHPFRFVAHNGEINTVRGNRNRMHAREALLASARIPGDLSRLSPICTPDASDSASFDEVLELLHLGGRDLPHAVLMMIPEAWQNATTMDAAERAFWKFHASLMEPWDGPACVTFTDGTVVGAVLDRNGLRPGRWWRTVDDRVILASESGVLDVPSGEVVAKGRLQPGKMFLVDTAAGRIVPDDEIKEQLAAAEPYGEWLHAGLLDLSTLPERSRIQPNHDSVVRRQIAFGYTEEELRILLTPMAASGGEPLGSMGTDTPVAVLSKRSRLLYDYFVELFAQVTNPPLDAIREEVVTSMARVMGPEENLLEPSAASCRQIVLRWPVLDNDELSKIVHINDDGEHPGLRTTVLRALYDVERGAEGLAEALDDLQMRATEAIAKGARTLVISDRDSDHTRAPIPSLLAVSAVHHHLVRTKERTKVALVLESGDAREVHHIAMLIGYGAAAVNPYLAFESIEDLIREGELTGIETATAVRNYVKALGKGVVKVMSKMGISTVASYTAAQVFEAIGLSRDVVDQYFTGTTSQLGGVGLDVLAEEVKLRHRRAYPENPTERVHRRLEVGGEYAFRREGELHLFTPEVVFLLQHSTRTGRRDIFAKYSEEVDRLSREGGTLRGLFDFKKGLRPPVPLEEVEPVEAIVTRFNTGAMSYGSISAEAHETMAIAMNNLGGRSNSGEGGEDVDRLYDPRRRSAVKQVASGRFGVTSDYLVNATDIQIKMAQGAKPGEGGQLPGYKVYPNIAKTRHSTPGVGLISPPPHHDIYSIEDLAQLIHDLKNANADARIHVKLVSSVGVGTVAAGVSKAHADVVLISGYDGGTGAAPLTSLKHAGAPWEIGLADTQQTLVLNGLRDRITVQCDGGMRSARDVIVAALLGAEEFGFATAPLVVAGCIMMRVCHLDTCPVGVATQNPELRARFNGKPEFVENFFTFIAEDIRRYLAELGFRSIDEAVGHAEVLDTDPGVAHWKSRGLDLSPIFALPTDADGAVLTQRRRVRDQDHGLDQALDQTLIQLAEGALEDAHPVRLELPVRNVNRTVGTLLGSEVTRRYGAAGLPDNTIHITLTGSAGQSIGAFLPPGVTLELIGDANDYVGKGLSGGRVIVRPPDDVLFLPEDNVIAGNTLLYGATSGEVFLRGRVGERFCARNSGALSVVEGVGDHACEYMTGGRVVILGKTGRNLAAGMSGGIAFVLGLDPARVNTEMVQLQQLEAEDLTWLHDVVAAHARHTGSTLAASILADWPRRSAQFTKVMPTDYQRVLQATRMAKAEGRDVDSAIMEASRG, encoded by the coding sequence GTGCTGTTCTCGGCATTGCCAGATGCGCAGGGGCTCTATGACCCCGCCAATGAGGCCGATTCCTGCGGCGTGGCCATGATCACCGATATCCAGGGCCGCCGTTCCCACGGCATCGTCAGCGACGGTCTCACCGCGCTCGAACACCTCGAACACCGCGGTGCTGCCGGGGCCGAACCCAACAGCGGTGACGGTGCCGGCATCCTGTTGCAACTGCCGGTCGAACTGCTGCGCGAGGTGGTCAACTTCGCCCTTCCTGGCCCGGCTGGGGACGGCAGCAACACCTTCGCCGCCGGCATCTGTTTCCTGCCGCAGGACGAGGACGCGCGCAGTGCCGCTCGCGCCCGCGTCGAGGCGTTGGCCGCGGAGGAAGGCCTTGAGGTTCTGGGCTGGCGCACCGTGCCGGTGGATCCGGACGGCGCCGGAATCGGCTCCACTGCGCTGGGTTGTATGCCCCACATGGCGCAGCTGTTCGTCACGACACCGGACGCCGACGGGGGCCGGTCGGGCGGAATCGAGCTCGACCGCAAGGTTTATCCGCTGCGCAAGCGGGCCGAGCAGGGCACGGGCGTGGACGCGGTCTACTTCGCGTCGCTGTCCAGCCGGACCATCGTCTACAAGGGCATGCTGACGACAATGCAGCTGCCGCAATACTTTCCGGATCTGCGCGACGAGCGCTGCGTGAGCGCGATCGCGATCGTGCACAGCCGGTTCTCCACGAACACGTTCCCGTCCTGGCCGCTGGCCCATCCGTTTCGATTCGTCGCGCACAACGGTGAGATCAACACGGTGCGGGGAAACCGCAACCGCATGCACGCCCGCGAGGCGCTGCTCGCCAGCGCCCGGATTCCCGGTGACCTGAGCCGCTTGTCGCCGATCTGTACCCCGGATGCCTCCGACTCGGCGTCCTTCGACGAGGTACTCGAGCTTCTGCACCTGGGCGGGCGCGATCTGCCGCACGCAGTGCTGATGATGATCCCGGAGGCGTGGCAGAACGCCACCACCATGGACGCGGCGGAGCGTGCGTTCTGGAAGTTCCACGCCTCGCTGATGGAGCCGTGGGACGGGCCGGCGTGCGTCACCTTCACCGACGGCACCGTGGTCGGGGCGGTGTTGGACCGCAACGGCTTGCGGCCGGGCCGCTGGTGGCGCACCGTCGACGACCGGGTGATCCTGGCCAGTGAAAGCGGTGTGCTGGATGTGCCGTCGGGCGAGGTCGTCGCGAAGGGCCGCCTGCAGCCCGGCAAGATGTTCCTGGTCGACACCGCCGCCGGGCGCATCGTTCCCGACGATGAGATCAAGGAACAGCTGGCCGCGGCCGAACCCTACGGTGAGTGGCTGCACGCCGGTCTGCTGGATCTCAGCACCTTGCCCGAACGGTCCCGTATCCAGCCGAATCACGATTCGGTGGTGCGCCGGCAGATCGCCTTCGGCTACACCGAAGAGGAACTGCGGATCCTGCTGACGCCGATGGCCGCCTCAGGCGGTGAGCCGCTCGGTTCGATGGGCACCGATACGCCCGTCGCGGTGCTCTCCAAACGCTCACGGCTGCTGTACGACTACTTCGTCGAACTGTTCGCCCAGGTGACCAACCCACCGCTGGATGCCATCCGCGAAGAGGTGGTCACCTCGATGGCCCGTGTCATGGGGCCCGAGGAAAATCTGTTGGAACCCTCGGCAGCCTCGTGTCGCCAGATCGTGCTGCGGTGGCCGGTGCTCGACAACGACGAGCTGAGCAAGATCGTCCACATCAACGACGACGGCGAGCATCCGGGTCTGCGCACCACGGTGCTGCGTGCCCTCTACGACGTCGAACGCGGTGCCGAAGGGCTGGCCGAAGCGCTCGATGACCTCCAGATGAGGGCCACCGAGGCCATTGCCAAAGGTGCTCGCACACTCGTGATCTCCGATCGGGATTCCGACCACACCAGGGCCCCGATCCCGTCGCTGCTGGCGGTCTCGGCGGTGCACCACCACCTGGTGCGCACCAAGGAACGGACCAAGGTGGCACTCGTGCTGGAAAGCGGCGATGCCCGCGAAGTCCATCACATCGCGATGCTCATCGGGTACGGCGCCGCCGCGGTCAACCCCTATCTCGCCTTCGAGTCGATCGAGGATCTGATCCGCGAGGGTGAGCTGACCGGCATCGAAACCGCCACCGCCGTGCGCAATTACGTCAAGGCGCTGGGCAAGGGCGTGGTCAAGGTGATGAGCAAGATGGGCATCTCCACGGTCGCCTCCTACACCGCGGCACAGGTTTTCGAGGCGATCGGGCTGAGCCGCGACGTCGTCGACCAGTACTTCACCGGCACCACCAGCCAGCTCGGCGGCGTCGGGCTGGACGTGCTGGCCGAGGAGGTCAAGCTGCGTCACCGGCGTGCCTACCCGGAGAACCCGACCGAGCGGGTGCACCGTCGCCTCGAGGTCGGCGGTGAGTACGCATTCCGCCGGGAGGGCGAGCTGCACCTGTTCACCCCGGAAGTGGTGTTCCTGCTGCAGCATTCGACCCGGACCGGGCGCCGCGACATCTTCGCCAAGTACTCCGAGGAGGTCGACCGGCTGTCCCGGGAGGGCGGGACGCTGCGCGGCCTGTTCGATTTCAAGAAGGGGCTGCGACCCCCGGTCCCGTTGGAGGAGGTCGAACCGGTCGAAGCCATCGTGACCCGGTTCAACACCGGGGCCATGAGCTACGGGTCCATCTCGGCCGAGGCTCACGAGACCATGGCGATCGCCATGAACAACCTCGGTGGGCGGTCCAACAGTGGTGAAGGCGGTGAGGATGTGGACCGGCTCTACGATCCGCGCCGGCGGAGTGCCGTCAAGCAGGTCGCCTCCGGTCGCTTCGGCGTCACCAGTGACTATCTGGTGAACGCCACAGACATCCAGATCAAGATGGCGCAGGGCGCCAAACCTGGTGAGGGCGGCCAGCTTCCGGGCTACAAGGTGTACCCCAACATCGCCAAGACCCGGCACTCCACGCCCGGTGTGGGGCTGATCTCGCCACCTCCACACCACGACATCTATTCGATCGAGGATCTCGCCCAGCTGATCCACGATCTGAAGAACGCCAATGCCGACGCGCGGATCCACGTGAAGCTGGTCAGCAGTGTCGGGGTCGGCACGGTGGCGGCCGGGGTGTCCAAGGCGCACGCCGACGTGGTGTTGATCTCCGGGTACGACGGCGGCACCGGAGCGGCGCCGTTGACCTCGCTCAAACACGCCGGGGCGCCGTGGGAGATCGGGCTGGCCGATACCCAGCAGACGTTGGTGCTCAACGGTTTGCGGGATCGGATCACCGTTCAGTGCGACGGCGGCATGCGCAGCGCACGCGATGTGATCGTGGCCGCCCTGCTCGGTGCCGAGGAGTTCGGCTTCGCCACCGCACCGCTGGTGGTGGCGGGCTGCATCATGATGCGAGTCTGTCACCTGGATACCTGCCCGGTCGGGGTGGCCACGCAGAACCCCGAATTGCGGGCCCGGTTCAACGGCAAGCCCGAGTTCGTGGAGAACTTCTTCACGTTCATCGCCGAGGACATCCGCAGGTATCTGGCCGAGCTGGGATTCCGCAGCATCGACGAGGCGGTCGGCCACGCCGAGGTGCTCGACACCGATCCCGGTGTGGCGCACTGGAAGAGTCGCGGCCTCGATCTGAGCCCGATCTTCGCGCTACCGACCGATGCCGACGGCGCCGTGCTCACCCAGCGGCGGCGGGTCCGCGATCAGGACCACGGACTCGACCAGGCACTCGATCAGACCCTGATCCAACTCGCCGAGGGTGCGTTGGAGGATGCCCACCCGGTTCGGCTTGAGCTGCCCGTGCGCAACGTCAACCGCACGGTGGGCACGCTGCTGGGGTCGGAAGTCACCCGTCGCTATGGCGCGGCAGGATTGCCCGACAACACCATTCACATCACGTTGACCGGCTCGGCCGGCCAGTCGATCGGAGCCTTCCTGCCGCCGGGAGTCACGCTGGAACTGATCGGTGACGCCAACGACTATGTGGGCAAGGGGCTTTCGGGCGGACGAGTGATCGTGCGGCCGCCCGATGACGTGCTGTTCCTACCCGAGGACAATGTGATCGCCGGCAACACCCTGCTCTACGGCGCCACCTCGGGTGAGGTGTTCCTGCGGGGCCGGGTCGGTGAACGGTTCTGTGCCCGCAATTCCGGGGCCTTGTCCGTTGTCGAGGGCGTGGGTGACCACGCGTGTGAGTACATGACGGGTGGCCGGGTGGTGATCCTGGGTAAGACGGGACGCAACCTGGCGGCCGGCATGTCCGGCGGCATCGCCTTCGTGCTCGGCCTGGACCCGGCCCGGGTCAACACCGAGATGGTGCAACTGCAGCAGTTGGAGGCCGAGGACCTGACCTGGCTGCACGACGTGGTCGCGGCCCATGCGCGCCACACCGGCAGCACGCTGGCGGCCTCGATCCTGGCCGACTGGCCGAGGCGCAGTGCGCAATTCACCAAAGTAATGCCCACCGACTACCAGCGTGTGCTGCAGGCGACCCGGATGGCCAAGGCCGAGGGACGTGATGTGGACAGCGCGATCATGGAGGCCAGCCGTGGCTGA
- a CDS encoding DUF2752 domain-containing protein, producing the protein MEHSGRTTTSSGRYSLLAGGALAAGALTYIGVADPHRPGFLFPGCPFKALTGWDCPACGGLRMTHDLLHGDVGAAVVDNVFVLVGLPVLAVWLLVRWWLGKALFPLPAVVTIVVTLVAWTVVRNLPGFPLVPTLTAQ; encoded by the coding sequence ATGGAACATAGCGGCCGTACCACCACCTCGTCTGGGCGGTATTCGCTGCTGGCCGGGGGCGCCCTCGCGGCCGGTGCCCTCACTTACATCGGTGTGGCCGATCCGCACCGTCCGGGCTTCTTGTTCCCGGGATGCCCGTTCAAGGCCCTGACCGGGTGGGACTGCCCGGCCTGCGGCGGTCTGCGGATGACTCACGATCTGCTGCACGGTGACGTGGGCGCAGCGGTCGTTGACAACGTATTCGTCCTGGTCGGCCTGCCCGTCCTGGCGGTGTGGCTGCTGGTGCGTTGGTGGCTGGGCAAGGCGCTGTTCCCGCTGCCTGCGGTGGTGACGATCGTGGTGACACTGGTGGCCTGGACGGTGGTGCGGAACCTGCCGGGCTTCCCGCTGGTCCCGACATTAACCGCTCAGTAG
- the trpA gene encoding tryptophan synthase subunit alpha, with translation MSRLAELFDGCRAEGRAALIGYLPTGFPDVQTSIAAMTAMVESGCDLVEVGVPYSDPGMDGPTIAAATEAALAGGVRVRDTLAAVEAISNAGGRAVVMTYWNPVLRKGVDTFARDLASAGGYGLITPDLIPEEAVDWIAASEEHNLDRIFLVAPSSTPERLAATVNASRGFVYAASTMGVTGARDVVSNAAPELVRRVKEVSDIPVGVGLGVRSGAQAAEIGAYADGVIVGSALVSALQEGLDSVRRLTEELANGVRQRISA, from the coding sequence ATGAGCCGGCTGGCGGAGTTGTTCGACGGCTGCCGTGCCGAGGGTCGTGCCGCGCTGATCGGCTATCTGCCCACCGGGTTCCCCGATGTGCAGACATCCATCGCGGCGATGACGGCGATGGTCGAATCCGGTTGCGACTTGGTCGAAGTCGGTGTGCCCTACTCGGATCCGGGAATGGACGGACCGACGATCGCCGCCGCCACCGAGGCCGCACTGGCCGGCGGCGTGCGGGTGCGCGACACCCTGGCCGCGGTCGAGGCGATCAGCAACGCCGGTGGCCGCGCCGTGGTGATGACGTACTGGAACCCGGTGCTGCGCAAGGGCGTTGACACGTTCGCCCGCGACCTGGCCTCCGCCGGTGGATACGGTCTGATCACCCCGGATCTGATCCCCGAGGAAGCCGTCGACTGGATCGCCGCGTCCGAGGAACACAACCTGGACCGGATCTTCCTGGTCGCCCCGTCCTCGACGCCGGAGCGGCTCGCGGCCACCGTGAACGCGTCGCGAGGTTTCGTCTACGCCGCATCGACCATGGGTGTGACCGGAGCGCGCGATGTGGTCTCGAATGCAGCACCGGAGTTGGTGCGCCGCGTCAAGGAAGTGTCCGACATTCCCGTCGGGGTGGGGCTCGGCGTGCGCTCTGGAGCGCAGGCCGCCGAGATCGGTGCCTACGCCGACGGCGTCATCGTCGGGTCGGCACTGGTGTCGGCCCTGCAGGAGGGGTTGGACTCAGTGCGTCGCCTCACCGAAGAACTGGCCAACGGCGTTAGGCAGAGGATTTCAGCTTGA